A genomic segment from Sphingopyxis sp. DBS4 encodes:
- a CDS encoding toxin-antitoxin system HicB family antitoxin has translation MPAPAKKAFALRLDPALFAAIERLAAAELRSANAEIEILLREALGRRGVSFKPSEQPKRGRPRAESGDDT, from the coding sequence ATGCCCGCGCCCGCCAAGAAAGCCTTTGCCCTCCGCCTCGATCCGGCGCTCTTCGCCGCGATCGAGCGGCTGGCGGCCGCCGAACTGCGCAGCGCCAACGCCGAGATCGAAATCCTGCTGCGTGAAGCGCTTGGCCGCCGCGGCGTGAGCTTCAAGCCAAGCGAACAGCCGAAGCGCGGACGCCCGCGCGCGGAAAGCGGAGACGACACATGA
- a CDS encoding SPFH domain-containing protein has product MVESGTPALNRSRETRANTQSGYLMLLIWLALLGVALWAGISNGAAEVQLVWKWVVVILAAIAGTLILCGFYLINPNEAAAIQLFGAYKGTDRETGLRWILPWLSRKKIAVRANNVISDKIKVNDLRGNPVEMAAQVVWRVTDTAQALFDVDDYKEFVMAQIEAAVRAIGSRYPYDDIEHQEITLRGNHDEVGVELRKALIERLEVAGITVDECGLTHLAYAQEIAGAMLRRQQAEAVIAARKKLVEGAVTMVEMALTQLSEKNVVELDDERKAAMVSNLMVVLCGERDTQPVVNAGSLY; this is encoded by the coding sequence ATGGTCGAGAGTGGGACACCGGCGCTGAACCGCAGTCGCGAGACGCGCGCCAATACGCAAAGCGGCTATCTGATGCTGTTGATCTGGCTCGCGCTGCTCGGCGTTGCGCTGTGGGCGGGGATCAGCAACGGGGCGGCGGAAGTTCAGCTCGTCTGGAAATGGGTGGTCGTGATTCTCGCCGCAATCGCGGGTACGCTCATCCTTTGCGGCTTCTATCTCATCAACCCGAACGAAGCCGCCGCGATCCAGTTGTTCGGCGCCTATAAGGGCACCGACCGCGAGACCGGGCTGCGCTGGATCCTCCCCTGGCTGTCGCGCAAGAAGATCGCGGTGCGTGCGAACAACGTCATTTCGGACAAGATCAAGGTCAATGACCTGCGCGGCAATCCGGTCGAGATGGCGGCGCAGGTCGTGTGGCGCGTCACCGACACCGCGCAGGCGCTGTTCGACGTCGACGACTACAAGGAATTCGTCATGGCGCAGATCGAGGCCGCGGTGCGCGCGATCGGCTCGCGCTACCCCTATGACGATATCGAGCATCAGGAGATCACGCTGCGCGGCAATCACGACGAGGTCGGGGTCGAACTCAGGAAGGCGCTGATCGAACGGCTCGAGGTTGCGGGCATCACCGTCGACGAATGCGGCCTCACCCATTTGGCCTATGCGCAGGAAATCGCCGGCGCGATGCTGCGCCGCCAGCAGGCCGAGGCGGTGATCGCGGCGCGCAAGAAGCTGGTCGAGGGCGCGGTGACGATGGTCGAGATGGCGCTGACCCAGCTCAGCGAAAAAAATGTCGTCGAGCTCGACGACGAGCGCAAGGCGGCGATGGTCTCGAACCTGATGGTCGTCCTGTGCGGCGAGCGCGACACCCAGCCCGTGGTCAACGCCGGCTCGCTCTATTGA
- a CDS encoding M3 family metallopeptidase, with protein sequence MTIAAETAPQPAAATDANPLLQPWTGPYEGVPPWDKLDPELFPDAFAKGMAEVKAEVQAVIDDPAEPTFENTHVPMQLAGETMDRVFALWGVQTSNKSNDRVEDIDAEWSPKLTKFYTELFLDPKLFARYKAVYDKRLTSGLNAQQIRIVERSYDEMVRDGANLSPANKAKLVDLNAKLEGLFSTFSSKLLGDEKLYTYVTDKAELDGLAPGFVASLADAAEAQGKPGQWAIKNTRSSAQPVLQNATNRALREKVWRAFVNRGDNGDANDTNATIADILKLRQERAVLLGFATHANYRMADTMAKTPENAMALMMKVWPAAVARVHEEVADMQAIADAEAKAGKGPKLTIEPWDYRYYAEKVRKAKYDLDESEVKPYLQLDKLRDAMFWEAGQLYDLGFRENTGTIPVFDPKVKTFEVYNLKTNANVGVLYLDNFARDGKRSGAWMTTYRSEQGLGGERNVLASNNNNFTEGAKGEPTLVSLDDATTLFHEFGHGIHYFLQHVYYPALAGVPRDFVEYPSQVNENWLMTPEVLSKFATHYQTGEPMPQALVDKILASNKFNQGFETVEYLASAILDMKLHDREVPVTDIDKFERDTLAEIGMPKEIVMRHRLPQFGHLFSSDAYSAGYYSYLWSETMDADTWAAFQEAGGPWDRTVADKFRTILLMTGNETDRAEAYRAFRGRDPDVKALLAKRGFPTE encoded by the coding sequence GGTGATCGACGATCCCGCCGAGCCGACGTTCGAGAATACCCATGTCCCGATGCAGCTCGCGGGCGAGACAATGGACCGCGTTTTCGCCCTGTGGGGCGTCCAGACGTCGAACAAGTCGAACGACCGCGTCGAGGACATCGACGCCGAATGGAGCCCGAAACTCACCAAATTCTACACCGAGCTGTTCCTCGATCCGAAGCTCTTCGCGCGCTACAAGGCGGTCTACGACAAAAGGCTGACCAGCGGCCTCAACGCCCAGCAAATCCGCATCGTCGAGCGCAGCTATGACGAGATGGTGCGCGACGGCGCGAACCTGTCGCCCGCGAACAAGGCGAAGCTCGTCGATCTGAACGCAAAGCTCGAAGGGCTGTTCTCGACCTTTTCGTCGAAGCTGCTCGGCGACGAAAAGCTCTATACCTATGTCACCGACAAGGCCGAACTCGACGGCCTCGCGCCGGGCTTCGTCGCTTCGCTCGCCGACGCCGCCGAGGCGCAGGGCAAGCCCGGCCAGTGGGCGATCAAGAACACCCGCTCCTCGGCGCAGCCGGTGCTCCAGAACGCGACCAACCGCGCCCTGCGCGAAAAGGTGTGGCGCGCCTTCGTCAATCGCGGCGACAATGGCGACGCCAACGACACCAATGCGACGATCGCCGATATTCTGAAACTGCGCCAGGAGCGCGCGGTGCTGCTCGGCTTCGCGACCCATGCGAACTACCGCATGGCTGACACCATGGCGAAGACGCCCGAAAACGCGATGGCCCTGATGATGAAGGTCTGGCCCGCCGCGGTCGCGCGCGTCCACGAGGAAGTCGCCGACATGCAGGCGATCGCCGACGCCGAAGCCAAGGCCGGCAAGGGTCCGAAGCTGACGATCGAGCCGTGGGACTATCGCTATTATGCCGAAAAGGTCCGCAAGGCGAAATACGACCTCGATGAAAGCGAGGTGAAGCCTTATCTTCAACTCGACAAGCTGCGCGACGCGATGTTCTGGGAGGCGGGGCAGCTCTACGACCTCGGCTTCCGCGAAAACACCGGGACGATCCCGGTCTTCGACCCCAAGGTGAAGACGTTCGAGGTCTATAACCTCAAGACGAATGCCAATGTCGGCGTCCTCTATCTCGACAATTTCGCGCGCGACGGCAAACGTTCGGGCGCGTGGATGACGACCTATCGCAGCGAGCAGGGTCTCGGCGGCGAGCGCAACGTGCTCGCATCGAACAACAATAATTTCACCGAGGGCGCGAAGGGCGAACCGACGCTCGTCAGCCTCGACGATGCGACGACTTTGTTCCACGAATTCGGGCACGGCATCCATTATTTCCTGCAGCACGTCTATTATCCCGCGCTCGCCGGGGTACCGCGCGACTTCGTCGAATATCCGAGCCAGGTGAACGAGAATTGGCTGATGACGCCCGAGGTGCTGTCGAAATTCGCGACGCACTATCAGACGGGCGAGCCGATGCCGCAGGCGCTGGTCGACAAGATTCTCGCCTCGAACAAGTTCAACCAGGGGTTCGAGACGGTCGAATATCTGGCGAGCGCGATCCTTGACATGAAGCTCCACGACCGCGAGGTGCCGGTGACCGACATCGACAAGTTCGAACGCGATACACTGGCCGAAATCGGCATGCCGAAGGAAATCGTCATGCGGCACCGCCTGCCGCAGTTCGGGCACCTGTTTTCGAGCGACGCCTATTCGGCGGGCTATTATTCCTATCTCTGGTCGGAGACGATGGACGCCGACACCTGGGCGGCGTTCCAGGAAGCCGGCGGCCCGTGGGACCGCACCGTCGCCGACAAGTTCCGTACCATATTGTTGATGACCGGCAACGAGACCGACCGCGCCGAAGCCTATCGCGCCTTCCGCGGCCGCGATCCCGACGTGAAGGCCTTGCTGGCGAAGCGCGGGTTTCCGACCGAATAG